One genomic segment of Pseudomonadota bacterium includes these proteins:
- a CDS encoding N-acetylmuramoyl-L-alanine amidase, giving the protein MSEYFSCRLGVMLLMLVFMMLLVSVHLAAATSSSVIEQKAEQAYRLVKKNYRQFNHDKKQWPKRKNWIRLIKRFTSINQSYPHSRRADDALFLAASLYSSLYNYSGWDADLQRANDLYGKVVSAYRESRLADDSLYHMGLNAGKLGHQDQSRAYFRQVIQDFPQGDMVSKAKARLILSPPAAKASPASCVTSGTGVYHSEAPRRKGNLKGKARVDNIRYWSSPTYTRVVVDLDQEVSYSRGILRYEKQRDRIKTVYLDLHNAFITGSSRAIDINDGILKKVKLAQFNKQTVRTAIYLDSIDDYKIFDLSNPPRIVIDVIGNRAKERVPRHHEGVIKRGKGVGASGDLSLAQQLGLGIGKIVIDPGHGGKDPGAVGPHRVMEKDVVLDIALKLKKELKKQMNFQVVMTRDHDCFIPLEERTVIANTKKADLFVSIHANASRNRKAHGVETYFLNLATDKEAMELAALENATSTKKISDLQLILSDLMRNSKISESSRLARAVQDSLVKRLKSKYSQVKNLGVKQAPFYVLIGAQMPSILIETSFVSHRMEEKRLNTAAYRQKIAEGIAAGIKKYIEQVKTARLHR; this is encoded by the coding sequence ATCTTGCTGCGGCAACCAGTTCTTCGGTTATCGAACAGAAGGCTGAACAGGCATACAGGCTGGTGAAAAAGAATTATAGGCAATTTAATCATGATAAAAAACAGTGGCCTAAGCGGAAAAACTGGATCCGGCTGATAAAACGGTTTACCAGTATCAACCAATCATATCCTCACAGCCGGCGGGCGGATGATGCCCTCTTTCTGGCGGCTAGTTTATATTCTTCGTTATATAATTATTCCGGTTGGGATGCCGACTTGCAACGGGCTAATGATCTCTATGGGAAGGTTGTTTCCGCTTACCGGGAAAGCCGGCTGGCTGACGATTCTCTTTATCATATGGGTCTTAATGCCGGGAAACTTGGACATCAGGATCAGTCTCGGGCGTATTTCAGGCAGGTCATCCAGGATTTTCCCCAGGGTGATATGGTCAGCAAGGCGAAGGCCAGGCTCATCCTTTCTCCCCCGGCAGCCAAAGCTTCTCCTGCTAGCTGTGTTACCAGCGGTACCGGAGTTTATCACTCTGAAGCTCCGAGGCGAAAGGGGAATTTGAAAGGTAAGGCCCGGGTTGATAATATCCGCTACTGGTCATCCCCGACCTATACCCGGGTAGTGGTTGATCTGGACCAGGAAGTTTCCTATTCCCGGGGCATCCTGAGATATGAGAAACAGCGGGATCGGATTAAAACCGTTTATCTTGATCTGCACAATGCATTCATCACTGGGTCAAGCCGGGCCATTGATATAAATGATGGTATCCTGAAAAAGGTAAAGCTTGCCCAGTTTAATAAACAGACAGTTCGTACGGCTATCTATCTGGATTCCATTGATGATTATAAAATTTTTGATCTCAGCAATCCGCCGCGCATTGTTATTGATGTCATTGGTAACCGGGCAAAAGAGCGGGTGCCCAGACATCATGAAGGAGTAATAAAGAGAGGGAAAGGTGTTGGTGCTTCTGGTGATCTTTCACTGGCCCAGCAGCTTGGCCTCGGTATCGGCAAGATTGTCATTGATCCGGGGCATGGAGGCAAAGACCCAGGGGCTGTCGGGCCGCATCGGGTTATGGAGAAGGATGTTGTTCTTGATATTGCCTTAAAATTGAAAAAGGAATTAAAAAAGCAGATGAATTTCCAGGTGGTGATGACCCGCGACCATGATTGTTTTATTCCCCTGGAAGAGCGGACGGTCATAGCCAATACTAAAAAAGCAGATCTTTTTGTCTCTATTCATGCTAATGCCAGCCGTAATCGGAAAGCCCATGGCGTTGAGACCTATTTTCTCAATCTGGCTACTGATAAAGAAGCCATGGAACTGGCAGCCCTGGAAAATGCAACTTCGACGAAAAAAATCAGCGATTTGCAGCTTATTTTGAGTGATCTTATGCGTAACTCGAAGATCAGCGAATCCAGTCGCCTGGCCCGCGCCGTCCAGGATAGCCTGGTAAAGCGTTTAAAGAGTAAATATAGTCAGGTGAAAAACTTAGGGGTAAAACAGGCGCCTTTTTATGTCTTGATAGGAGCCCAAATGCCCAGCATCCTGATTGAAACTTCATTTGTTTCTCACCGGATGGAAGAAAAAAGGCTTAACACAGCGGCGTATCGGCAGAAAATTGCTGAGGGTATAGCCGCCGGGATTAAGAAATATATTGAACAGGTGAAAACTGCCAGGTTACATCGTTGA